The Dreissena polymorpha isolate Duluth1 chromosome 2, UMN_Dpol_1.0, whole genome shotgun sequence nucleotide sequence AACTTGGCTCCCTAATGTTAACTATTGGCAAAATCTGGATATTTCGTAGTCTCAATGCGATCAGCGGCCCTTTAGTTTCTAAATTTAAACCTACGGAACCTTCGACGCCTGATCGGATTTAAAAAACATGGTGTTGGTAGTTTTAACATATGGACTGGATGTTCGGCAAAATATGAGCAATTTTCGGAATGCTGTAATTAAGTGCGGGTTCATCAATTAGAATGCTGTTTACTTTTTCATCCCAGCTTGCGATTTGAGATAGGAGTTAACATCATCCATCGTTTTTATTAGACATCGCTACATCATGATAAGCATTCAATTAATGCTGGTTGGGTTACTAAGTCACTGTCAGTAAACAGACGGCTTCGCTTTCGCTTTCTATTTTTAATAGTTCGGGGATTTCATCACTTGATCGGCTTtccatttgctgacaatacattTATTCTAGCAGAGATTCCATGGAATCTGAAATGTAACTTCTTGGTGTATACTTGATACAGAATTCTTTCACTGGTGTCGCTTTCTGCGGTTAGATCATGCGTGTTGTGAATAAACCCCTTTCCCCCccaagaagcaaagtaaaaatggcttttgcaaccagcataaaaccagaacagcctgcgagtaatttgcagtcagtctgttcaggttttatgttctTTGCTTCTCATTAGTAACTTAGAgttgggaatgaagcctttaaaacttgaatttattaagaaaggtatttaaataaatgtaactttctaaagggctacacatgcgtcaaaatacgtatcttagtggtaattAAAGAGTTAGGACGCCTTCCAGAAGATAAACATTCGGTGTCACCGAATTcaaaactttaaaactttaaaatttggATGGGGACGTTTTAAATTTCCAATTCAACAAGGCACTGAAGGTTTCAAATGGTTGTGGAAGCATAATGATCAAACACAGAGTATGTCCAGATCGTCGCCACGACGCCCCGAAACATCCAAAATTTGTATTATTCTCTTCGGTGAACCCTTCGGGAGCCTTGTGGACGGCAGATTTAAAATCAAATCcaaataatgattaaaatatacGGTAGTATATGAACCCATTTCCACATTTCCACTTGGGAAACATGTCCACAAATGTATTCGAACATCAGCAAAATCCCAGTATATCTGGTGTAACGTCTTTGACGTCAGCAGATGTAGAGCGTACCAATGGATTTTAGAGGTTCATTAAGAATCCACATAAGAGCACAATTTTCAAGAATAGTTTCTATGCtataatgtaattatatttgatctggaaaaaatcataaaaatatatactagTAGCTCACCTCCTACAAAATTGACtgaatccgattggcttagagcggtcacgtgaacatggagtattttccatacaccctgtGTAAttgagtagtcggttgagatatagtCGTTATTCGCTcgagtatggtatgaaattactgagaatgtatatcccatacaccgtcagttaatATTAAACGATGTAACTAATAATGCTTATGCATGCTTGGTAATCATTAACATGTATCCTAAGAAATACCATGGCCAAATGTTACTTAAAAGTTATTTGTATCTGATTGGAAAAATGACGTCCCTGTCGTCCTTGTTTGTAGTATGTATATTTTCAGCCTGTAAACCACTTTCTACtcgtttttcttttaaatgaatgcgATCATTTGGCTTGACGGGATTCGCGCATCCCTCGCTTTTTTTGGATCGCAAACGTCGGAACGGAATTAACAAGTTGACGAAATATCTTCATCAAGTAGGTAGTTAACTTGCTTGAACTTCGAGCAATGGGATGTCCAAATCAGGACAACGaactacatatatttttattttattagttaAACAAAACGAATAATACATAATTTTTACTGGATATTTCACTTCCGGTCGTCTCAACTTAGCTACATATAGCGACtgcgttcccccccccccctaaatctTATATCAAATACCAGGTAATCAATTCATCTACACTGTGCATTGTGTGTGTTCTTGAGACTCTTATTACTTATTATTAAACAAGCTCATTTAATTTTTGTTGCAACTAAAACGTCAAATACTTAGCTGATAAACAAATGTTTCCGTTTTAGTATTATAGAATAGTCGTATTGGCCGTATACTGGAAGctaacattttgataaaaatacaacgacaaacaaatgagccgtgctctgtgaagagggggtttaatgcgtaagtgtcgtcctaaataagcctgtgcagtccgtacatgtttatcagggacgaaactttcatcttttatatttttcgtttaaagaaagtctcttagcaaaaattcagtttaggcggaaagtgtcttccctgattagcctgtgcggactgcacaggctaatatgggacgacatttacgcacatgcattaaacccccgtttcacagagcacggccctttAATACAATTAAAGATGGCTATACAAACGGATGAACGCTTTCATCAACCAAATCCGACCGAAGTATGCATTTGAGACCATGACCATGATGTAAAAAGAGCGACAATATCTGGCAAAATAAGTAAGCTGCGCTTTGGGAAAAGGAGGCTAGAAGCATGCGCGTAATGTGTCGTCCtattcagcctgtgcagtccgtacaggctaatcagggatgtcactttccgctttattgtatttttcgtttcaataaagtATCATCTTAGCGATAATACTGTTCAagaggaaattgtcgtccctttacgcacatgcattaagtccagttttcacagACCGAGGTTTATATTATTGTTAGCAAGGAAAGGTGCTGGGGACGAACATACCACTTAATAGTGACGTGCCTCAAACCAGAGCATAAATacgtaaataattattttaattgcctttgtTTTAAACTTAATATGAATAAATTGTCAACAACACAAATCAGCATTATCGATAACAAAGCAAatgtattttacataaaaaatccaattaatagctttggtatgtagtgataaaAGAACATATGTAGTATTGTGTATCTAATCATCTACATCGCCATATTCCTCGCGGATGTAAGTCCCGTCGACTTCCACCCACGACTTCCAGCAATGCTTAGAACAGCATCTTTGTTTGTCTTCGTCTGCCTTTTTAAAAGTGAGGTACTTCAACAGGTCAATCCGCAGaacttcactcagttcaaagggATCACCGCGTCTCTTAATCGGTGTGATTTTGCATTTCCTTTTCTTCTGTCTGAGTTTCTGGTAATCTTTCCACATATTTTTCAGCGTCCGTTTAGCCGACTCGGAGTGAGTCGTTGTAGAAAAGAAGCTATCGCCGAACCTCGAGCATTTGGCTGTCTTGTATTCCTTCCATAACTGTTCCATTGACATGttaaatatcattttcttttctGCGACAGTTTTATTAACCAGAGTGTATGCTTTGTTTTTAATAAGTGAACGCTTAGCTTGATACGTGAGCTTTACAATTCTCTTGCGTTTCTCGGTTTTGTTCTTTGGTATAAGTATTTTTGAGCTTTTTGTTCTTCTGcatgatacatgtatacattttcttCTAATTATTGGTCTCTTAGTTTTATGTATGTTGCCATGGTGACCGTCGCCTTGCGCATGTAACGAGTATCTTCTTTCACGTGGTTTTCCACGCCTCTTTGTCAGATGCCGAGGTTTTCGTAAAGATATCTTTTTAGAAACCATTTGCCCCTTCTTTACCAGCCGTTTAGCGTTTAGGAGAGCTGTGTCCGACATACACTTTCGTGTCCCTTGTTTTTTCCTTGTGTATTTTGCCGATGGTCCATAATTGTTGTTTCGGTCAAGTGGTTCACAAGGTATTCCAGTGTCGGCATATTTAACATCAGTGTTTACACCCTCCACATCGGTTTCATAAACCGTCACTTTCAATGCCTGTAGACCTGTCTCAGTCAGATGCCCAATCTCGTCCTCAACTTCATGCGTTTCTTTAGTTATGTGCACTGTTTGGGCGTCAAATTCCGCCGATGTTGTAAAAAAGCTCGTCCTCGAGAACGGCAGAGGGCTGTACCTTCGTCGTTTGGATGTTTTCTTTTTCTCCGTGACATCATCTGGCACATCAAACCTAACGCTTTGGTTGGACTTTCGTTTTCGTTTGCAATTGTTATTCTGTCGTTTCGAAGGAAGTTCCAGTGTGTCCAGTTGACTTACCAAGTTAACGAAgtcttaaaataaaaagtacaGGAAACCACAGTAAGGGACAGCGACCGTGTGTTACGTAATAAGCGTTACTGGTAGATGAAAATGAAAAGCCGACATTTGCGATTTTTCATTGTTGAAAACAACCGTTCATAGCgaattaaaattatttagtaTATATGCCTTCGACAAAATTGCAGTTACAACGAGACTTTACAGAGCCTCGGGAAAAGGGCTAAATGTACATGCGTAAACTgtctttccacttttatggtattttccagTTTGGGCGAAAATATCAGTTTAGGATGAAAGTGTCGTCTATGACAAGCATATGCGGACTGTactgtctaatctgggaggacactttatgcacatgcattacgcccagttttaccagaaaatatatattatttaaagtaCACCGTGATAAGGAACAGAGACCATGCATTACGCTATTTATGTGCATGAACATGAATAACCGCGTTACAAATTCTTAATCTGTCACATTCAAAGATACGGATTATACCCGTACAATCAAATAATTCAGGTATTGTTATACACATGGATAGCGCTTTGTTTATCAAGTCTCACGATTAACGAGGCAATCACCCTCAAGTAGATATCACAGTTTCCTTAAAAAGAAACATTAATTAATCTGATTTCCTAATATGTGGTATTTTTGATTTGTTACATACAACCATTTTTATTGAATGTAGTGTacagttataaaacaaaattgcatTAATTAATAGCGAGGCTGTACAGAGCTTCGTACTATGACAAATgtacttaaagcatgtgcgtaaagtgtcgagcCAAATTACGTTTTGAAGtgcgcaaaggctaatctgggacgaatcttTCCgcagtattttattttttattcaaaggaagtctattcttacATAAACAAATCCAGTTAAGTCGGAAAGTGACTTAATTCCctatttagcctgtgcggactgcaaggcttatatgttacgacactttacgcacatgcaccaGTCACAGATTACCCATAACTAGGCTGAATGACTCGAAGTGGCTACCAATGATACGCACCGATATCAGAGGGCGGCGTGTGTGAGCAGGAGGGCGTGGCCGAGGCGCTGTACCGCCGAGGGGGTCGGGATGCGGGGGATAGGGGCACCGCCTTCTCACCGCCCGGTAGACTCATGGCACTGCAATAGGAGACATGAATATCGACAATCAGGTGAATTTGGCGAACACAATTTGAGCGTCATATGTAGTCATAAGGCGTTAAAAGTGGTTTGTTTCCACTGACCCGCCCGGCATGATTTTTGTGCCCAACCCAAAACATTCTTGTTGGTATTCCCGTTTAAGGTTTCGATTATTTTTGGATTATTTTAGATAACGATTTTGAAGATTTCTGCAAGTCAGTGCAATGTCGTATCTTATTGAGAACCGGAAAATGTAAACCATAACAAGTTTGGCTTATCTAGAGTCTCGGATTACCTATTAGGCAGAGTAGGCAACTGCCCATGGGCCCCGCGACTTTTAAGAGCCAATGGGACCGTGAATTAACAGACTACAGTGATTTCTTTCTTAAATTCTTGATCTAGTAATTGCAATTTCGTGATTGAGTTAcagtattataaaattattttatacttataaaatttaAAGGACACTGTCTATGTTGTGTGTTGACAGCGTTGGCACTGGTATGCTTATTTAAACGACCGGACACTGGCGTTTTTGTAGACACCAGACCGACTAGGAGCTGGATGGGATGGGCCTCAAGTTTCACCGCGTGTGGGCCTCCACGAAGCTTATCCGGCACTGCCTATCTAAAAACCTTAATGTCTGGCGATGCTTTGGAAACACGTgacttttattttgcataatgGCTTTTTATACTGATTGAGGAAATCATCTTACATCATAATTTTTACCATTGGGCGGGAAATGGTCCTGGTTGTGTGTGCGCAAGTTTATAACGATGCCCACGGTATTTGATGCGGGCCCCAAATGTTTCACCGCGTTTGGGCGTCAACGATGCCGATTCGGCACTGCCTATCTACAAACCTTAATGTCTGGAGATGCTTTGGAAAAAAGATACTTATTTTgcataattgatttttttactaCATGAGGAAATTATCTTACTTGAATTACATCACCATTTTTACCATTGGGCGGGGAATGgtcgtgtttgtgtgtgtgtgcaagtTTATATACGATGTCCTCGGTGTTTGATGCTCTTAGCACATACGGTACATGCGAATAATGAGTACAGTTGTATTTTAGATATCCAGCACTTTTTGCAAAGTACATGTGCTAGGAAAATATGCTGAGCATAATGAGTTATTAATTGCAAATACTGCAGTAGTCTTATTCGAAGATAAAAATGAGTTATGTGGCTGAGTATTTATCAAAAAAGTAGTGTTCATTACCGTAACGTCAATATATGTATTGCATTGAACGCACTTTATTACCTTTTCTGTCGACATAAATCcacttgggatttttttaatttattttcggagACGACTGAACCGAGTTCCTCGTGGAGACTGTTCTCTTATGTGGGTAGGCAACGACGTGATTTTTGACGTCAGTAATTAACGTTCATACAATGACGTAATTGCATCAAAGaatgacagtttgacgtcatttTTGGACTCTTATTACGCTATTAACTTACATTCGACCAGCACAAGTATGGCATTCTGGTTGCAGATGGTTATTAATAAGCTTTGTTTATGTAAGATTACATTTTCAGTCTTGTATTTCTGATTAATTtctatgtattttattaaaaaaccgGGTATTTGTCAAGCATATATTTTGTTTCGTAGTCCACAAAATTAGACATAGATGTAGAGACGGATAATGCCACCGATATGACCCGCCTTCTTtaaagaggggcataataaaaacatgaGTACTAAATGATTTCTAAATCCAATTTAACATCAAATGTGGATAAAGACAGTGAGCAACTCAGGAGTGTGAGCAGTACATTTTTAATCATTTTCTTgcatcataaaaatataaatgaatgcATGTACACACCAACTAGTGTAACATCCCTCAAACATTTCATAACCATACAAACAAGAATTACAGAAGATAATATATATCGCATATAGTTTTGTTGTGTAAGTTATTAACTAGCAAATAAGAGCTGAACATTGAGAAACCACTTTCATAGTCTTTGAGAAACAGCTTTATGGAAGTAAGAAAGtgattttttattatgaattttataaataaaaaaaatattatataggaATTACAAAA carries:
- the LOC127866680 gene encoding uncharacterized protein LOC127866680 isoform X2, giving the protein MDFVNLVSQLDTLELPSKRQNNNCKRKRKSNQSVRFDVPDDVTEKKKTSKRRRYSPLPFSRTSFFTTSAEFDAQTVHITKETHEVEDEIGHLTETGLQALKVTVYETDVEGVNTDVKYADTGIPCEPLDRNNNYGPSAKYTRKKQGTRKCMSDTALLNAKRLVKKGQMVSKKISLRKPRHLTKRRGKPRERRYSLHAQGDGHHGNIHKTKRPIIRRKCIHVSCRRTKSSKILIPKNKTEKRKRIVKLTYQAKRSLIKNKAYTLVNKTVAEKKMIFNMSMEQLWKEYKTAKCSRFGDSFFSTTTHSESAKRTLKNMWKDYQKLRQKKRKCKITPIKRRGDPFELSEVLRIDLLKYLTFKKADEDKQRCCSKHCWKSWVEVDGTYIREEYGDVDD
- the LOC127866680 gene encoding uncharacterized protein LOC127866680 isoform X1 yields the protein MSLPGGEKAVPLSPASRPPRRYSASATPSCSHTPPSDIDFVNLVSQLDTLELPSKRQNNNCKRKRKSNQSVRFDVPDDVTEKKKTSKRRRYSPLPFSRTSFFTTSAEFDAQTVHITKETHEVEDEIGHLTETGLQALKVTVYETDVEGVNTDVKYADTGIPCEPLDRNNNYGPSAKYTRKKQGTRKCMSDTALLNAKRLVKKGQMVSKKISLRKPRHLTKRRGKPRERRYSLHAQGDGHHGNIHKTKRPIIRRKCIHVSCRRTKSSKILIPKNKTEKRKRIVKLTYQAKRSLIKNKAYTLVNKTVAEKKMIFNMSMEQLWKEYKTAKCSRFGDSFFSTTTHSESAKRTLKNMWKDYQKLRQKKRKCKITPIKRRGDPFELSEVLRIDLLKYLTFKKADEDKQRCCSKHCWKSWVEVDGTYIREEYGDVDD